The Aureispira anguillae genome contains a region encoding:
- a CDS encoding choice-of-anchor D domain-containing protein, protein MKQILCTLLLLLCFQQYGSTQISYTGCNGSIAAGYPITLNLAGTVGTRNTYVNTLPGTPCSAGTCAFRVIWTGTQWEIQLSTNGGASYPNVLYANTTASFPDPPDLTLGTWVAQGPCGGQALTTWTGNVQSTVSSGGPEIDLIGNSVSIADGDATPSTTDDTDFGNVNLGGNDVHTFTIDNTAGTAALNVSTITVTGTHSGDFVVGGITLPAVVAAGGSTTFTITFTPATAGLRTATVTVNSDDADEAAYDYAVQGTGIAAPEIDLIGNSVSIADGDVTPSTTDDTDFGNVNLGSNDVHTFTIDNAAGTATLNVASIAVSGTHSGDFVVGGITLPAAVAAGASTTFTVTFTPAAAGLRTATVTVNSDDADEAAYDYAVQGTGIANPEIDLIGNSVSIVDGDATPSTTDDTDFGSVTTGNNDVHTFTIDNTAGTGTLNVASIAMSGTHSGDFVIGGITLPANITAGATATFTVTFTPGAVGVRDATVTVNNNDANEAAYDFAVRGTGVATIAITEWITNPSGNDATDEWVELYNFGASPVDIQNWRIQDEDVDNDLITTNSFVIPAGGYVIIAKNKAAFQTQWLGGCPSMNVFEVAGLTLSNGTDEIIIRDASNNIVWSVAYQNDDASGIAAHYTDAPTFTNSIWGSKASPGVDRTGNDPATGTLGYENNNTTADPNVMTSTTGDMGSPFDGTYTAPTKDIVRGDVLDFDGTDDFITAGNPAALNITTNITLEAWVKVDNVTGDQKIITKFGDVAFDDSYSLQLINGEPNFHLDLGAGWQVCGAGSSISVGLWYHIVGTYDGTNMKIYVNGIERNSIAQTGVIDVSTSTVKIGAWAGGNYLNGQMDEVRIWSTARTATEIRENMHLTLKDCPAGLVAYYQMNDGTGSSTLADHSGQGNNGTLTNMDPATDWVTSNVNVGNDAGGTSNSQTINVLAGVSTHAFTNANASLDFLAHSGAEDFTVTYQAFAPNAIGGVSGTTIIQNPMWTVNKSLATETQLVNYTFTFPAATFTSTDPTKYSLYYRTASSGAIWTKIATAQSITATTARFTKISLTGQFMVVQESENEISDVRGNMYNFDGVDDRIDLGAALLPTTGVQDFSISAWIKTTTNDGGIITQYQSSSNSIRFGLRTTTGELVYWKAGVIAATSTGANINDGNWHHIAITRASTGAINLYIDGVVNGTGSDANAIQNANTVIGNFGLTTNVAYGGGLDEVRIWSTVRTEAEIRENMHLTLKGNETGLVAYYQFNNDDPAGTAGGVKDALGTNNGTTINVAAADYMPSEVAVAGGTSDRVTIGAGGLYNFPNTSVSIEFGANTPNGEIVISRLETEKPHGWEAIGTDVDNEYFVVKNYGTNMTFDPLVDITFNRLSYVSPLDAGLAQASSPLQLYKRADNAFGPTWGTSFGGADNASAGTNAMISYNATNNINSFSQIVLANNNSNSDLPVELMRFEADRLNADKVKLSWSTATEINNQGFFIERMLATETEFKEVGYLEGLGNTVSITNYQLVDENSYSGVSYYRLRQVDFDGTITYSKIKAVEGKSIKNNNNIDAFIYPNPVYSELNVRFNELPRNTASAKVEIRTVTGQVMQAFSVGVQAYQTLEIEVDQLAPAVYILSIELDNKERIIQEFIKQ, encoded by the coding sequence ATGAAACAGATTTTATGTACACTTCTATTACTGTTGTGTTTTCAGCAGTATGGATCAACACAGATTTCTTACACAGGGTGTAATGGTTCTATAGCAGCAGGGTATCCTATAACCTTAAACCTTGCAGGAACTGTTGGAACTAGAAACACTTATGTAAACACGTTGCCAGGGACTCCTTGTAGTGCAGGTACCTGTGCTTTTAGAGTTATTTGGACTGGCACCCAATGGGAGATACAGTTGAGTACCAATGGCGGTGCTTCTTACCCTAATGTATTATATGCTAACACAACCGCTTCTTTTCCCGATCCACCTGATTTGACTTTAGGAACATGGGTTGCACAAGGTCCTTGTGGTGGTCAAGCTTTAACAACTTGGACTGGAAATGTACAAAGTACGGTATCATCAGGAGGTCCAGAAATAGATTTGATTGGTAATAGTGTTTCTATCGCAGATGGAGATGCCACGCCAAGTACAACAGACGATACGGATTTTGGTAATGTCAATTTAGGAGGCAATGATGTGCATACCTTTACAATCGACAATACAGCAGGAACGGCTGCGTTAAATGTTAGTACAATAACCGTGACGGGGACGCATTCAGGAGATTTTGTCGTAGGAGGTATCACCTTGCCAGCAGTTGTGGCGGCAGGAGGAAGTACAACCTTTACGATAACCTTTACTCCCGCAACAGCAGGTCTTAGAACGGCTACCGTAACGGTTAATAGTGATGATGCAGATGAAGCTGCTTATGACTATGCGGTACAAGGAACGGGAATTGCAGCTCCAGAAATAGATTTGATTGGTAATAGTGTTTCTATCGCAGATGGAGATGTCACGCCAAGTACAACAGACGATACGGATTTTGGTAACGTCAATTTAGGAAGCAATGATGTACATACCTTTACAATAGACAATGCAGCAGGAACGGCTACGTTAAATGTTGCTTCTATTGCTGTGTCTGGGACGCATTCAGGAGATTTTGTCGTAGGAGGTATCACCTTGCCAGCAGCCGTGGCAGCAGGAGCCAGTACAACCTTTACGGTAACGTTTACCCCCGCAGCAGCAGGTCTTAGAACGGCTACCGTAACGGTTAATAGTGATGATGCAGATGAAGCTGCTTACGACTATGCGGTACAAGGAACGGGAATTGCGAATCCAGAAATAGATTTGATTGGTAATAGTGTTTCTATTGTAGATGGAGATGCCACACCAAGCACAACAGACGATACGGATTTTGGAAGCGTAACGACAGGTAATAATGATGTGCATACTTTTACAATTGATAACACAGCAGGGACAGGTACGTTGAATGTTGCTTCTATTGCCATGTCAGGAACCCATTCAGGAGATTTTGTAATAGGAGGGATAACGCTTCCTGCTAATATAACAGCGGGAGCTACAGCAACTTTTACGGTAACGTTTACACCTGGAGCAGTTGGTGTTCGAGATGCTACCGTTACGGTGAATAATAACGATGCCAATGAAGCAGCTTATGATTTTGCTGTACGTGGTACAGGCGTTGCAACGATTGCCATTACAGAATGGATAACCAATCCTAGTGGGAATGATGCTACGGATGAATGGGTTGAATTATATAATTTTGGTGCTAGTCCTGTAGATATTCAAAATTGGAGAATACAGGATGAGGATGTAGACAACGATTTAATTACGACGAATAGCTTTGTTATTCCTGCTGGAGGATATGTGATTATTGCTAAGAACAAAGCAGCTTTTCAGACGCAATGGCTTGGCGGTTGTCCTAGTATGAATGTTTTTGAAGTTGCTGGTTTAACCTTATCAAATGGTACAGACGAAATTATTATCAGAGATGCTAGCAATAATATAGTTTGGTCGGTTGCTTATCAAAATGATGATGCATCAGGAATTGCTGCTCATTATACGGATGCCCCTACATTTACAAATTCTATTTGGGGATCAAAAGCTAGCCCAGGAGTTGATCGTACAGGGAATGATCCTGCTACGGGGACATTGGGCTACGAAAATAACAATACAACCGCTGATCCTAATGTTATGACATCTACAACAGGTGATATGGGAAGTCCTTTTGATGGTACCTATACCGCTCCAACTAAAGATATTGTACGAGGGGATGTTTTGGATTTTGATGGTACTGATGATTTTATAACTGCTGGTAATCCTGCTGCTTTGAATATAACCACAAATATCACTTTGGAAGCTTGGGTGAAAGTGGATAATGTGACTGGAGATCAAAAAATTATTACCAAATTTGGAGATGTGGCTTTTGATGATTCCTATTCTCTACAATTAATTAATGGAGAGCCTAATTTCCATCTAGATTTGGGGGCAGGTTGGCAGGTCTGTGGAGCAGGTAGCTCAATTAGCGTTGGATTGTGGTACCATATTGTAGGTACTTATGATGGAACGAATATGAAGATTTATGTCAATGGTATTGAGCGAAACTCTATTGCTCAAACTGGTGTTATAGATGTTAGTACTTCTACTGTTAAGATTGGAGCATGGGCAGGAGGAAATTATCTGAATGGACAAATGGATGAAGTTCGTATATGGTCTACTGCTCGTACTGCAACTGAAATTCGTGAAAATATGCATCTGACCCTAAAAGATTGCCCTGCGGGCTTAGTTGCTTATTACCAAATGAATGATGGGACAGGCTCTAGTACCTTAGCAGATCATTCGGGGCAAGGCAATAATGGTACCTTAACCAATATGGATCCTGCAACCGACTGGGTAACTTCTAATGTGAATGTTGGAAATGATGCAGGTGGAACTTCTAATAGCCAAACGATTAATGTTCTAGCAGGGGTAAGTACCCATGCCTTTACCAATGCTAATGCAAGCTTAGATTTCTTGGCTCATTCTGGTGCGGAGGATTTTACGGTTACTTATCAAGCATTTGCTCCCAATGCAATTGGAGGGGTTAGTGGAACAACTATCATTCAAAATCCAATGTGGACGGTGAATAAGTCCTTGGCAACAGAAACTCAATTGGTTAATTATACCTTTACGTTCCCTGCGGCTACTTTTACCAGTACAGACCCTACTAAATACAGCTTATATTATCGTACCGCAAGCAGTGGAGCCATTTGGACAAAAATTGCTACAGCACAGAGCATAACAGCTACGACGGCTAGATTTACCAAAATTAGTTTGACAGGACAGTTTATGGTGGTACAGGAGTCTGAAAATGAAATTTCTGATGTGCGTGGTAATATGTATAATTTTGATGGTGTTGATGATCGGATTGATTTGGGAGCCGCTTTATTGCCAACTACAGGCGTTCAAGATTTTAGTATTAGTGCTTGGATAAAAACGACAACCAATGATGGAGGAATTATCACACAATATCAGAGCTCATCAAACTCGATAAGATTTGGGCTTAGAACAACAACTGGTGAGTTGGTTTATTGGAAAGCTGGAGTAATAGCAGCAACATCGACAGGAGCCAATATAAATGATGGTAATTGGCATCATATAGCCATTACACGTGCTAGTACAGGAGCAATAAACTTATATATAGATGGTGTTGTGAATGGAACAGGTAGTGATGCTAATGCTATTCAAAATGCTAATACGGTAATTGGAAATTTTGGTCTTACAACCAATGTAGCTTATGGAGGAGGTCTTGATGAGGTACGCATTTGGAGTACCGTTAGGACAGAAGCTGAAATTCGTGAAAACATGCATTTGACTCTTAAAGGAAATGAAACAGGATTAGTAGCCTATTATCAGTTTAATAATGATGATCCTGCTGGTACAGCAGGTGGGGTGAAGGATGCATTGGGAACGAATAATGGAACGACTATAAATGTAGCAGCAGCAGATTATATGCCTTCTGAGGTAGCTGTAGCTGGTGGTACGTCTGATCGGGTTACTATTGGAGCAGGGGGCTTATATAATTTCCCTAATACAAGTGTTTCTATCGAATTTGGTGCAAATACACCCAATGGAGAAATTGTTATTTCTAGATTAGAAACAGAAAAACCACATGGTTGGGAGGCTATCGGAACGGATGTAGACAATGAATATTTTGTAGTGAAAAACTATGGTACCAATATGACATTCGATCCATTGGTAGATATTACTTTTAATCGTTTAAGTTATGTATCTCCTTTAGATGCTGGATTGGCACAGGCAAGTTCTCCTTTACAATTGTACAAACGTGCTGACAATGCCTTTGGACCAACGTGGGGTACTTCTTTTGGCGGTGCCGATAATGCAAGTGCAGGAACCAATGCCATGATTAGCTATAATGCAACCAATAATATCAATAGTTTCTCGCAAATTGTATTAGCAAACAATAATTCTAATTCTGATTTGCCAGTAGAATTGATGCGTTTTGAAGCGGATCGATTAAATGCTGATAAAGTTAAATTAAGCTGGTCAACAGCAACCGAAATCAATAACCAAGGTTTCTTTATTGAAAGAATGTTGGCAACAGAAACAGAATTTAAGGAAGTTGGCTATCTTGAAGGTCTTGGAAATACAGTCAGCATTACCAACTATCAATTGGTAGATGAGAATAGCTATTCTGGGGTTAGTTATTATCGCCTCAGACAGGTTGATTTTGATGGAACCATTACTTATTCAAAAATTAAAGCAGTAGAAGGAAAAAGCATCAAAAACAATAATAACATTGATGCATTTATCTATCCTAATCCTGTTTATAGTGAATTAAATGTTCGTTTTAATGAATTGCCAAGGAATACAGCATCTGCCAAAGTTGAAATTAGAACGGTAACAGGACAAGTAATGCAAGCATTTAGTGTTGGTGTACAAGCTTATCAAACCTTAGAAATTGAGGTTGATCAATTGGCTCCTGCTGTGTATATTCTTTCTATCGAATTGGATAATAAAGAGCGTATTATACAAGAATTTATCAAACAGTAA
- a CDS encoding SBBP repeat-containing protein, translated as MNCTKFTVQNYYLLTIFCFIMSHNAMAQSFEWVVAMGSNRMDMGNDIAVDAIGNVYATGYFHETIDADPTSGTTNLTANGGSDIFIQKLDATGNLLWAKNVGGSGWDIGEAIAVDQQGAVYITGTFRDTVDFDPSANTFPLISKGAVDIFVLKLDAAGNFIWAKSMGGSSYDNGRSIVVDHSNNIYIAGNFKGTTDFDPDAGVFNLSSPSYSAFVLKLNPNGHLIWVKNMEGTNDSDANDIDVDAGGNIYTSGYFIGTIDLDPNSGVNNVNTVGGYDGFVQKLDTAGNLVWGNSIGGIDDDRANGIIVDGANNIYTTGYFAGTVDFDPGAGVTNLSTVSSGSGIFIQKLNPNGNLIWAKNMGGYGSSWGSDFAIDASDNLYLTGAFSSTVDFDPNGGTTNLTATYFDVFTQKLDSMGNLVWVKGIGGNNYDTGKGIAVDGNGGVYTIGGFKYTVDFDPGVGVVNRTAVDNFDIFIQKLNTSTNLNNQKIPLSTTRVYPNPSKEWVTIKSNDLIGASLRVLNLSGQTIFTQKHLTTNQYQLELKEGAGVYIVEVIYENRIERIKLVKKE; from the coding sequence ATGAATTGCACTAAATTTACAGTTCAAAACTATTATTTACTAACTATATTCTGTTTTATAATGAGTCATAATGCTATGGCTCAGTCATTTGAATGGGTTGTTGCAATGGGGAGCAATAGGATGGATATGGGAAATGATATTGCTGTTGATGCTATCGGAAATGTTTATGCTACTGGTTATTTTCATGAAACAATAGATGCTGATCCAACCAGCGGAACAACAAATTTAACAGCTAATGGGGGGAGTGATATATTTATCCAGAAATTAGATGCAACAGGCAACTTACTCTGGGCAAAAAATGTTGGTGGCTCAGGTTGGGATATCGGTGAGGCTATAGCCGTTGATCAGCAGGGAGCTGTTTATATTACAGGAACCTTTAGAGATACGGTCGATTTTGATCCTAGTGCCAATACGTTTCCTTTAATATCTAAAGGAGCGGTTGACATCTTTGTCTTGAAGCTAGATGCAGCAGGTAACTTTATTTGGGCAAAATCAATGGGGGGAAGTTCTTATGATAATGGGAGATCTATTGTTGTGGACCATTCCAATAATATTTATATAGCTGGTAACTTTAAAGGAACAACAGATTTTGATCCTGATGCAGGAGTTTTTAATTTATCTTCTCCTTCTTATAGTGCATTTGTATTAAAACTAAATCCTAACGGCCATTTAATATGGGTAAAAAATATGGAAGGAACGAATGACAGTGATGCTAATGATATTGATGTGGATGCAGGAGGAAATATCTATACGTCGGGGTATTTTATAGGGACAATAGATCTTGACCCTAATAGCGGAGTGAACAATGTGAATACAGTAGGGGGATATGATGGATTTGTACAAAAATTGGACACTGCAGGCAATTTAGTTTGGGGGAATAGCATTGGTGGAATAGATGACGATAGAGCGAATGGAATTATTGTAGATGGAGCTAATAACATCTATACAACGGGATATTTTGCGGGGACGGTCGATTTTGACCCTGGAGCGGGAGTTACCAATTTATCTACAGTAAGCAGTGGGTCTGGGATATTTATTCAAAAATTAAATCCTAACGGCAATCTGATATGGGCAAAAAATATGGGCGGCTATGGAAGTAGTTGGGGCAGTGATTTTGCAATAGACGCTTCAGATAACCTATATCTAACAGGAGCGTTTAGTAGTACAGTAGATTTTGACCCGAATGGAGGAACGACAAACTTGACGGCTACATACTTTGATGTTTTTACTCAAAAATTGGACAGTATGGGCAATTTGGTCTGGGTGAAGGGCATAGGCGGAAATAATTACGATACTGGAAAAGGAATTGCTGTAGATGGGAATGGTGGAGTTTATACGATTGGAGGGTTTAAATACACTGTAGATTTTGACCCTGGAGTGGGAGTGGTCAATAGAACTGCTGTTGACAATTTTGATATTTTTATCCAAAAATTAAACACGAGTACCAATCTAAATAATCAAAAAATACCATTGTCTACGACTCGTGTTTATCCTAATCCATCAAAGGAATGGGTAACGATAAAGTCTAATGATTTAATAGGGGCTTCGCTTCGAGTATTGAATCTAAGTGGTCAAACTATTTTTACTCAAAAACACCTTACAACCAATCAATACCAGTTGGAATTAAAAGAAGGAGCAGGCGTTTATATCGTAGAAGTTATTTATGAAAATAGGATAGAAAGAATCAAACTAGTTAAAAAGGAGTAA
- a CDS encoding TIGR01777 family oxidoreductase — MPRLVIPGGSGYLGLQLAQYFSTKGWEVFVLSRRYYPPQGSIQFLEWDGKTLGDWAKVMEGADVVVNMAGRTVNCRYNATNKKQILDSRIDSTRIIGKAIAQAANPPKLWLNSSSATIYQDTRGAIPANDEYNGKIGTDFSMNICKAWEKEFMAAVTPSVRKIALRTAIVIGKEPGGAMEYLINLTKFWLGGTQGSGQQFISWVHLSDFIRVVDFLIGKEHISGIINVAAPQPVTNQSFMAELRKAIGRSWGLPMPKVLLELGAVFLGTQTELVLKSRKVVSTRLKEEGFQFEYERIEDAFKEICTP; from the coding sequence ATGCCTCGATTAGTAATACCTGGTGGTTCTGGTTATCTAGGACTCCAATTAGCGCAGTATTTTAGTACAAAAGGCTGGGAGGTCTTTGTATTGTCTCGTCGTTATTACCCTCCTCAGGGAAGTATTCAATTTTTAGAATGGGATGGCAAAACTTTAGGCGATTGGGCTAAGGTGATGGAAGGAGCAGATGTTGTTGTTAATATGGCAGGACGAACGGTGAATTGCCGTTATAATGCCACCAACAAAAAACAAATTTTAGATTCGAGAATCGATTCAACCCGTATCATAGGAAAAGCAATTGCTCAAGCAGCAAATCCTCCCAAGTTGTGGCTCAACTCTAGTTCTGCAACTATTTATCAAGATACAAGGGGAGCGATACCCGCCAATGATGAGTACAATGGAAAGATAGGAACAGATTTTTCTATGAATATTTGCAAAGCTTGGGAAAAAGAATTTATGGCAGCAGTAACCCCTTCTGTGCGAAAAATAGCCCTCAGAACGGCTATTGTAATCGGAAAAGAACCTGGTGGAGCAATGGAATATTTGATTAATTTAACAAAATTTTGGTTAGGAGGAACACAGGGGAGTGGGCAACAGTTTATTAGCTGGGTACATTTAAGTGACTTTATAAGAGTGGTAGATTTTTTGATTGGCAAAGAACATATTTCTGGAATTATTAATGTTGCTGCACCTCAGCCCGTAACCAATCAATCTTTTATGGCAGAACTTCGTAAGGCAATTGGACGTTCTTGGGGCTTGCCGATGCCTAAGGTATTGTTAGAATTAGGTGCTGTATTTCTTGGTACTCAGACAGAGTTGGTGCTCAAAAGCAGAAAGGTTGTATCAACTAGATTGAAGGAAGAGGGCTTTCAGTTTGAATATGAGAGGATAGAAGATGCTTTTAAAGAAATTTGCACCCCTTAA
- a CDS encoding putative quinol monooxygenase, which translates to MVIRFVKMTFKEEYVEGFLEAVNQRKERIRNFEGCTYLQIVQDVHHPNIIFSHSHWDSEDDLNAYRHSDFFREIWVETKPKFAAKAEAWTVNNVYELK; encoded by the coding sequence ATGGTTATTCGATTTGTGAAAATGACATTTAAAGAAGAATATGTAGAGGGATTTTTGGAGGCTGTGAACCAACGCAAAGAGCGGATTAGAAATTTTGAGGGATGTACTTATTTGCAAATTGTTCAAGATGTACATCATCCTAATATTATTTTTTCTCATAGTCACTGGGATAGTGAGGACGATTTGAACGCTTATCGACATTCCGATTTTTTTCGAGAAATATGGGTAGAAACAAAACCTAAATTTGCTGCAAAGGCAGAGGCTTGGACGGTTAATAATGTATATGAGCTGAAATAG
- the recQ gene encoding DNA helicase RecQ — protein METENISLHDSLKKFFGFSKFKGTQQEVIESILGGHDTFVIMPTGGGKSLCYQLPALMVEGTALVISPLIALMKNQVDSIRSFADSDSIAHFLNSSLTRTQIKTVKKDITEGRTKLLYVAPETLTKEENLAFFANNNISFIAIDEAHCISEWGHDFRPEYRRIRSMIEAMNKQIPIIALTATATPKVRLDIVKTLRMTDHNEFVSSFNRDNLYYEIRPKAKQDDVLKNIVQFVKSMDGKSGIIYVQSRKATEEIAKLLNVNDINAAPYHAGLEAKVRSDTQDKFLMENIDVIVATIAFGMGIDKPDVRFVIHYDIPKSIENYYQETGRAGRDGLEGKCIAYYSHKDILRLEKFLRDKPVSEREMGSQLLSEIIAYSETSSCRRRFLLHYFGEEYQDESCSKDKMCDNCKYPRETIEAKQDVQLALRTVEQLLENCHIKEIVDFIIANKTKNILDFKYDKLSLFGAGKEKDAHYWNSILRQSLLNNLLLKDIETYGIIKLTAAGRAFIEQPTSFKIALNHDFIKEAEEAEEAAEAANTSVLDKTLFKILMAVRKKVAQQKNVPPFVVFQEPSLEEMATRYPLSIEEMKNISGVSEGKARRYGREFIKSIQKYVEDNDIIRPVDFVIKSVAKKSKNKVTIIQSIDKKIPFEDIAETLGLSMEDLLHEMYMIVNSGTKLDINYYTEEMIDEEIFEEIIEYFMEAESDSLDLALEELEEDDISMEEIALVRLTFLSDTAN, from the coding sequence ATGGAAACAGAAAATATAAGCTTGCATGATTCATTGAAAAAATTCTTTGGTTTCAGCAAATTTAAAGGCACCCAACAAGAAGTCATTGAAAGCATCTTAGGAGGTCATGACACTTTTGTTATTATGCCTACTGGTGGAGGTAAATCGTTATGTTATCAACTTCCTGCATTAATGGTTGAAGGGACAGCACTCGTTATTTCTCCATTGATTGCACTTATGAAAAACCAAGTAGATTCTATTCGCTCTTTTGCGGATTCCGATTCTATTGCTCATTTTTTGAACTCATCCTTGACCCGTACTCAAATTAAGACGGTCAAAAAAGATATTACAGAGGGGCGTACCAAGTTGCTTTATGTAGCTCCAGAGACGTTAACTAAAGAGGAAAATTTAGCCTTCTTTGCCAACAACAATATTTCGTTTATTGCCATAGACGAAGCGCATTGTATCTCTGAATGGGGGCATGATTTTCGTCCTGAATACCGTCGTATCCGCTCTATGATTGAGGCGATGAACAAGCAAATTCCAATCATTGCCTTAACCGCTACTGCAACTCCTAAAGTTCGTTTAGATATTGTCAAAACATTGCGAATGACAGATCATAACGAGTTTGTATCTTCTTTTAATAGAGATAATCTATACTATGAAATTCGTCCTAAAGCAAAACAAGATGATGTTCTAAAAAACATTGTTCAGTTTGTCAAAAGCATGGATGGAAAATCTGGAATTATCTACGTTCAAAGTAGAAAGGCAACCGAAGAAATTGCTAAATTACTCAATGTGAATGATATTAATGCGGCTCCTTATCATGCAGGCTTAGAAGCTAAAGTACGTAGTGATACTCAGGACAAGTTTTTAATGGAAAACATTGACGTTATTGTCGCTACCATTGCTTTTGGAATGGGAATTGACAAACCTGATGTTCGTTTTGTTATACATTATGATATTCCAAAAAGTATTGAGAATTATTATCAAGAAACAGGAAGAGCAGGACGTGATGGTTTAGAGGGAAAATGTATTGCCTATTATTCTCACAAAGACATTTTGCGCTTAGAAAAGTTTTTGCGAGACAAACCTGTTTCGGAACGAGAAATGGGTAGCCAATTACTTTCTGAAATTATTGCTTATTCGGAGACTTCTTCTTGTAGAAGGCGTTTTTTATTGCATTATTTTGGAGAAGAGTACCAAGATGAGAGCTGTAGCAAAGACAAAATGTGCGACAACTGCAAATATCCTCGTGAAACCATTGAGGCAAAACAAGACGTACAGTTGGCACTGAGAACAGTAGAGCAATTGTTAGAAAACTGCCACATCAAGGAAATCGTAGATTTTATTATTGCCAATAAAACCAAAAATATTTTAGATTTTAAATACGATAAATTGTCTTTATTTGGGGCTGGGAAAGAAAAAGATGCGCATTATTGGAACTCTATTTTGCGACAATCTTTACTCAATAATTTGCTACTTAAAGACATTGAAACCTATGGCATTATCAAGCTAACTGCTGCTGGAAGGGCCTTTATTGAGCAACCTACTTCTTTCAAAATTGCTCTTAATCATGACTTTATCAAAGAAGCAGAAGAGGCAGAAGAAGCCGCAGAAGCAGCCAATACATCTGTACTTGACAAAACGTTATTTAAGATATTAATGGCTGTTCGCAAAAAGGTAGCTCAACAAAAAAATGTCCCTCCTTTTGTCGTCTTCCAAGAACCTTCTTTAGAAGAAATGGCAACTCGCTATCCACTCTCTATTGAGGAAATGAAAAACATATCGGGGGTTAGTGAAGGAAAGGCTCGAAGATATGGACGAGAATTTATTAAGTCCATCCAAAAATATGTTGAAGACAATGACATTATTCGCCCTGTTGATTTTGTCATCAAGTCCGTCGCCAAAAAATCTAAGAATAAGGTAACGATCATTCAAAGCATTGATAAAAAAATCCCCTTTGAGGACATTGCTGAAACCTTGGGATTGTCTATGGAGGATTTGCTGCACGAAATGTATATGATTGTTAATTCAGGGACAAAACTCGATATTAACTATTATACCGAAGAAATGATTGATGAGGAGATTTTTGAGGAGATTATTGAGTATTTTATGGAGGCAGAATCAGATTCTTTGGACCTAGCGTTAGAAGAACTAGAAGAAGACGATATATCAATGGAAGAGATCGCTTTGGTGCGTTTAACTTTTTTGTCAGACACAGCCAATTAG